The DNA sequence GATGGGGTGAGGACTCGGCCTGGGGAGGGGCCCCACCTCCTCAGCCTGCTCCCTGGTGTCCCCACCCGCAGTGTGACCAGTACCGCAAGGGCATCATCTCCGGCTCCATCTGCCAGGACTTGTGCAACTTGCACAAGGTGGAGTGGAGGGCCTGCCTCTCCTCCGTTCCCGGCCGGCAGGTAAGCCCAGCGGGGTCGCAGGGTCGAGTGTGGGGCAGGCCCTCCGctgtcacccccccaccccccgcccccccccccgacgtcTGCACAGAGGGCTCCTCTGGCCCCGCCCAGGTATACAGCGGGCTGTGGCAGGGCAAGGAGGTGACCATCAAGTGTGGCATCGAGGAGGGCCTCAACTCCAAGGCCAGGTCGGACGCGGCCCCCCGGCAGGAGCTGGTACTGTTTGACAAGCCCACACGGGGCACCTCGATTAAGGAGTTCCGAGAGATGACCCTCAGCTTTCTCAAGGTCAGTGGGCTCCTGCGAGTTGGGTGTGGAGTTGACCCCAGGAATGTGTGCAcagggcaggaggcaggctgGGTCGGGGCCGTACCCACCGGACAGGGGTCTGGCTAGACCTCGGCTGCAAGCAGACGCTTGCTCAGGGGGCCACCCCCTGGGTGCAGAGGACCCGTTCCCTGGCCCGGGGCATctgtggggggagcagggagctgtgtgtgcatgggaggtgggggtgggtgggagcagaTGAGAAGTCGCCGGCCCGGCACACctctcagctctgtgctgaggtgCCCACTCCCAAGCTCCCTGAGCACCAGTGGAGACCAGAAAGCCCCAGGAACGGCTCCTGGAGAAAGGAAGGTGTGCCGGTGGCCAGGGAGGGCTCCCAGGAGGTGGCGAGAGGTCTTCCCACATCCCTGGGTCGTCCCCTCCTGCTTGTGTGCGCTTGGACGGGCTCTCCCAAGCTGGCCGATGCACGGGGTTCCCAGGGTCTGAGCCAAGTAGGCCAAGGCTGGCATCCTGCCAGCCTCGAAACCCACCATGAGGTCAAGCCCGCGGGCCCTGAAATGACTCGGTTTCCCTCTCCCTCGGTCTCCGATGTCAGGCGAACCTGGGGGACCTGCCGTCCCTGCCGGCGCTGGTCGGGCGGGTCCTGCTCATGGCGGACTTCAACAAGGACAGCAGGGTGTCCCTGGCGGAGGCCAAGTCGGTGTGGGCCCTGCTGCAGCGGAACGAGTTTCTGCTGCTGCTGTCCCTGCAGGAGGACCACGCCTCCAGGCTGCTGGGCTCCTGTGGGGACCTCTACGTCACCGAGGGCGTCCCACACGGCTCCTGGCACGGGGCCGCTCTCCCACCCCTCCTGCGCCCGCTGCTGCCCTCCGCCCTGCACACGGCCCTCCAGCAGTGGCTGGGGCCCGCGTGGCCCTGGAGGGCCAAGATCGCCATCGGGCTCCTGGAGTTCGTGGAGGAGCTTTTCCACGGGGCCTACGGGACCTTCTACATGTGCGAGACCACGCTGGCCAACGTGGGCTACACGGCCAAGTACGACTTCAAGATGGCGGACCTGCAGCAGGTGGCGCCCGAGGCCGCCGTGCGCCGCTTCCTGCGGGGCCGCCACTGCGAGCACAGCGCGGACTGCACGTACGGCCGGGACTGCAGGGCCCCTTGCGACAAGCTCATGCGCCAGTGCAAGGGCGACCTCATCCAGCCCAACCTGGCCAAGGTGTGCGAGCTGCTGCGGGACTACCTGCTGCCCGGCGCCCCCGCCGACCTGCGCGAGGACCTGGGCAAGCAGCTGCGCACCTGCACCACGCTGAGCGGGCTGGCCAGCCAGGTGGAGGTGCACCACTCCCTGGTGCTGAGCCACCTCAAGACCCTGCTCTGGAAGAAGATCTCCAACACCAAGTACTCCTGAGGGGcgcccccctcccgcccaccAGGGGGCGCCCGGGGCCCTAGCGAGCCACTCCTCCCTCTTCGCCCTGCCCCTGCCGGGTGGGCGGCCAGCTCGGCCGAGGAGGCCAGGGCCAGGACCGAGGCGGGGTGGGGCCTGGCCAGGCGGCCGGTCTGCACAGAAGCCCGGGAAGTGGTGTggagcccttcccccactccccgccTTCCCAGCTCTCCAGACCCCACGACCCGACAGAGGGGCTGTCGAGCTGGAccaggaggctggggtgggggtggggggggtaggaCGGGAGTACGTGGAGCCTGACCACCAGGGGCTGAAGGACCCTCCCAAGGTTTTGTTACCTTTAAGGACTCGTGATGTAAATAAACAGCTTTTCTGTCAGTGCCCCGGAGTCCCTTACCCTGGACCCTAGACCGGCTGTCAGCCACCTGGGCTCGGAAGTGGGGGCTGCGGACGGAAGACGCGTGGCCCCCCAGGGTCTAGCTGTGGGCAAAGGCCTCAGTGGGCATCGCGCTGGGGTCTCCTAGAGCCCAGCcacatctggggtggggggggggtaggaggaGTGGAGTGGGGATGGGACCGGGACTGCTGAGGTTACGGCACAATAGCAATGGTGCTCTGGGAGGAAGCGTGGAGCCCAGCTCTGCACGGTTACTGGCAACCAGCCCATTTTCTGGTTCCAGACCACCCCTCCTGCGGTGCCGGGCTCACAGAACACACTGGGGGAATTTGGATTTCAGTGAACCCCAACGTGGAAAACCCACTATCTGGGAGAGTCCAgcattttccctgcccctccccaaagaGAAGCTGCAGGAGCCTGGCaccactccccgccccccggggTCCCCACTGTTGAGGAGCCCAGGCCTGTGCAAGGAACTGAGAATCTGCAGGCTGCCACCTGCCCCACAGAAGGAGCAGGAGCCAGCCCCAGGGTGCGAGCAGGTGGCTCCCTCTCTCGTCCTGGGGTCACGGCTTCAAGACCTCTACACGATGATCAGGGACTGACTCTGCGAACTGGGGTCAGCACACCTCCCTGCCCCAGGTCACTGGGAACAACTCCCGAGGCCGTGGCCTTTTGCAGGCCGAACTCCAAGGGGTTATTTAAAACCCTGCCTGGGAAGTGACTCAGGAACTTGGGGCGGACACCCCAGCCCACGCCCTTCTCTAAATGTCACCCGGTCAAACCACCAGGTGGCAGCTCAGCAGAGCaaagccaccccacccccatacccACTGGTGCGTGCGCCCGCCCACCCGCCCACCCCGTCGCCACGGGGCCTCCGCTAAACAAACTGAGGAGAAGCCAAGTCAAGACGGCTTATTCAAGACCGGTTTAGTCTCGAGTTTTGccaacaaagaaacagttttattgaaaaataaaagcactcaATCCTTCAGCTTACTTCACCACCGTTTGCCTAAACCTGTTCCCAACTCCAGCCGTCCTCCCGTGTCTTCAGCGTTAGTTCTCAACACCTGTTCCACCTTACGTTGAAATCACCTCTCCTGTCCGCATTTTCCTCCCTTGTGTGCAGGGGAAATAGTCCACACGCGGCACAAGCAGCAGTTTAGAATCACCGACTCTGGGCAGTTCGAAACCTCTGCTCCCCGCGGGACGCAGCGGCTGGGGAGGAAGAATGAGGACCCGAGACACCCGCGCGGGGCGGCCTCCGAGCGGGGGCTCCTCTGA is a window from the Felis catus isolate Fca126 chromosome D4, F.catus_Fca126_mat1.0, whole genome shotgun sequence genome containing:
- the DIPK1B gene encoding divergent protein kinase domain 1B isoform X2, whose protein sequence is MRTCLPRGGIFCLAQAPQCVHDHAAGPRAVRVGFSVASGCLCDQYRKGIISGSICQDLCNLHKVEWRACLSSVPGRQVYSGLWQGKEVTIKCGIEEGLNSKARSDAAPRQELVLFDKPTRGTSIKEFREMTLSFLKANLGDLPSLPALVGRVLLMADFNKDSRVSLAEAKSVWALLQRNEFLLLLSLQEDHASRLLGSCGDLYVTEGVPHGSWHGAALPPLLRPLLPSALHTALQQWLGPAWPWRAKIAIGLLEFVEELFHGAYGTFYMCETTLANVGYTAKYDFKMADLQQVAPEAAVRRFLRGRHCEHSADCTYGRDCRAPCDKLMRQCKGDLIQPNLAKVCELLRDYLLPGAPADLREDLGKQLRTCTTLSGLASQVEVHHSLVLSHLKTLLWKKISNTKYS
- the DIPK1B gene encoding divergent protein kinase domain 1B isoform X1 gives rise to the protein MRRLRRLAHLALFCPFSKGLQGRLPGLRVKYVFLLWLGIFVGSWLVYVHYSTYAELCRGHVCQVVICDQYRKGIISGSICQDLCNLHKVEWRACLSSVPGRQVYSGLWQGKEVTIKCGIEEGLNSKARSDAAPRQELVLFDKPTRGTSIKEFREMTLSFLKANLGDLPSLPALVGRVLLMADFNKDSRVSLAEAKSVWALLQRNEFLLLLSLQEDHASRLLGSCGDLYVTEGVPHGSWHGAALPPLLRPLLPSALHTALQQWLGPAWPWRAKIAIGLLEFVEELFHGAYGTFYMCETTLANVGYTAKYDFKMADLQQVAPEAAVRRFLRGRHCEHSADCTYGRDCRAPCDKLMRQCKGDLIQPNLAKVCELLRDYLLPGAPADLREDLGKQLRTCTTLSGLASQVEVHHSLVLSHLKTLLWKKISNTKYS
- the DIPK1B gene encoding divergent protein kinase domain 1B isoform X3 — encoded protein: MRRLRRLAHLALFCPFSKGLQGRLPGLRVKYVFLLWLGIFVGSWLVYVHYSTYAELCRGHVCQVVICDQYRKGIISGSICQDLCNLHKVEWRACLSSVPGRQVYSGLWQGKEVTIKCGIEEGLNSKARSDAAPRQELVLFDKPTRGTSIKEFREMTLSFLKEDHASRLLGSCGDLYVTEGVPHGSWHGAALPPLLRPLLPSALHTALQQWLGPAWPWRAKIAIGLLEFVEELFHGAYGTFYMCETTLANVGYTAKYDFKMADLQQVAPEAAVRRFLRGRHCEHSADCTYGRDCRAPCDKLMRQCKGDLIQPNLAKVCELLRDYLLPGAPADLREDLGKQLRTCTTLSGLASQVEVHHSLVLSHLKTLLWKKISNTKYS